From the Maniola jurtina chromosome Z, ilManJurt1.1, whole genome shotgun sequence genome, one window contains:
- the LOC123880466 gene encoding uncharacterized protein LOC123880466, translating into MTLATRGCLRTSAAMSRLLAFLALCALNGFATAENQALCNITYCVCIPAKHPSQISVNCTVPEDKALNLTEDDLPVNTDTLIISGAQAVKIEVSTLSKLKDIRYIHIFRVDYVTIKSFAAVNLNIVNLYLDVERCVSVEIEPKAFNKIKGPLSVGIRDVKMVTLGAEAFSWLLSVDIENVNKLTLGTAAFMLDPTAANVGEHGPGMSIRLRNIHNTEFPDQVFGSSAALISLEQVVVGTVHAGAFSANTYNIVMAINCTFVRIRGYSFASKSLINNLHLTGCRVKHLESNAIQSAVAKLKVVKTRFEKIETGAINATVVAVVIVDCVFRIFNERGFELSSWNKLQMERNSFDELAPNAIVAPGGSIHELLFVDNEIEKINSGSIGFIGKAYATNADNVIYKSNYFGQPCHCNLTSWLAKGLNANSGEPFENESYCTVDEFFARCFNVPEQNMIFKKFYDNVCTDNLSIQCETYKSKGLGAKTEIKNPRFPHKKEDDEGISDRDKKVIGIVIVTALGCVIIVMFISFIRWMRHRGYCVNIKNFISSNSSCGTICDRLCICRTNNGLDNARSISQLSVNEYSERHCLNEPRVQEVIQETAIPNVYTEDIVATENKTTQTLPEELTKELLENLKEKLEDPENYVEAREMIEHLYELIKVEENCNNNSPTLLSIEENIYELPFQNTTPRIGKNKKQMISVGTRTPSLDKLMPLSPYNRQTALAHEYFEPKDFAVHLYAEIANCDKEKRTFLGAIPDVVAEQAIPRGPYLRAVRDKINSSASVSPSTKAINNSIASPQHISTIKSNKSTASNSSGKMINRPLPEKPAIDPGEGTSFRHG; encoded by the exons ATGACACTCGCAACCCGCGGTTGTTTGCGCACAAGCGCGGCGATGTCGCGACTTCTAGCCTTTTTAGCGCTTTGCGCATTGAATGGTTTCGCTACAGCCGAAAATCAAGCTTTGTGCAATATAACTTATTGTGTGTGCATACCAGCGAAACACCCTTCCCAAATCAGCGTCAACTGCACCGTTCCTGAGGACAAG gCACTTAACCTCACCGAAGATGACCTCCCGGTAAATACCGATACCCTGATTATATCTGGAGCCCAGGCTGTCAAGATTGAAGTGAGCACGCTGAGTAAACTTAAGGACATCcgatatattcatatttttcgCGTCGACTACGTCACAATCAAAAGCTTCGCAGCCGTGAATCTGAACATCGTTAACCTCTACTTGGACGTCGAGAGATGTGTGTCCGTGGAAATTGAACCAAAGGCCTTTAACAAAATTaaag GGCCATTATCTGTAGGCATACGAGACGTAAAAATGGTAACTTTGGGAGCAGAAGCGTTCTCATGGCTCCTTTCTGTGGATATTGAAAACGTAAATAAATTGACACTGGGAACCGCCGCATTCATGCTGGACCCGACCGCAGCAAATGTAGGAGAGCATGGACCAGGGATGTCG aTTCGCTTAAGAAACATTCATAATACCGAATTTCCGGATCAGGTGTTTGGATCATCGGCTGCCTTGATTTCTTTAGAACAAGTCGTAGTTGGGACTGTGCACGCCGGAGCCTTTTCAGccaatacctataatattgttATGGCAATCAATTGTACGTTTGTTCGGATTAGAGGATACTCTTTTGCGTCTAAATCCCTCATAAACAATTTGCACCTTACGGGTTGCCGAGTTAAACATCTCGAATCCAATGCAATTCAATCAGCAGTCGCGAAACTTAAAGTTGTGAAAACCAG attTGAAAAAATAGAGACCGGTGCGATAAACGCCACTGTCGTTGCAGTCGTTATAGTCGATTGTGTTTTCCGTATATTTAACGAGAGAGGCTTTGAACTATCTTCATGGAATAAACTTCAAATGGAACGGAATTCGTTTGATGAGCTGGCCCCCAATGCCATCGTCGCTCCAGGTGGATCTATCCATGAATTACTATTTGTGGATAATGAAATAGAAAAGATTAATTCTGGTAGCATTGGATTCATTGGTAAAGCATATGCTACTAACGCagataatgttatttataaaagtaattattttggaCAACCGTGCCATTGTAATTTAACATCATGGTTGGCTAAAGGATTAAATGCTAATTCAGGGGAACCTTTCGAAAATGAAAGTTACTGTACTGTTGATGAGTTTTTTGCTCGCTGTTTTAATGTTCCTGAGCAgaatatgatttttaaaaagttttacgaCAACGTGTGCACTGACAATTTAAGTATTCAATGTGAAACATATAAAAGCAAAGGACTAGGAGCcaaaactgaaataaaaaatccaaGGTTCCCTCATAAGAAAGAAGATGACGAAGGAATAAGTGATAGAGATAAAAAGGTTATTGGTATAGTTATTGTAACAGCTTTAGGATGCGTAATTATTGTTATGTTCATAAGTTTTATTAGATGGATGAGACACAGGGGTTACTGTGTTAACATAAAGAATTTTATATCTTCAAATTCATCGTGTGGCACCATTTGCGACCGACTGTGTATTTGCAGAACTAACAACGGACTAGATAATGCTAGGTCTATTTCACAATTATCTGTCAACGAGTACTCAGAACGTCATTGCTTGAATGAGCCTCGTGTTCAAGAAGTTATTCAGGAAACTGCTATACCCAACGTCTATACTGAAGATATTGTAGCGACGGAAAACAAAACAACCCAAACGTTGCCGGAAGAACTTACCAAAGAGTTGTTAGAAAATTTGAAAGAAAAGCTTGAGGACCCAGAAAATTACGTTGAGGCTCGTGAAATGATAGAGCATTTGTATGAACTTATTAAAGTAGAAGAAAACTGTAACAATAATTCTCCAACACTGCTTAGCATTGAAGAAAATATCTATGAATTGCCTTTCCAAAATACAACTCCAAGAATTGGAAAGAATAAAAAGCAAATGATAAGCGTTGGAACTCGAACTCCATCTCTGGATAAACTGATGCCATTATCGCCTTACAACAGGCAAACTGCGCTGGCACATGAATATTTTGAACCTAAAGATTTTGCTGTTCATCTTTACGCAGAAATAGCCAATTGCGACAAAGAGAAAAGAACTTTTTTAGGTGCCATACCCGATGTAGTTGCCGAGCAAGCAATTCCAAGAGGTCCTTATTTACGGGCTGTACGTGACAAAATTAACTCCAGCGCAAGCGTTTCGCCTTCAACTAAGGCTATAAATAATTCGATTGCTAGTCCCCAGCATATATCTAcaataaaatctaataaatcTACAGCCTCAAACAGCTCTGGAAAAATGATAAATAGACCATTACCTGAAAAACCTGCTATTGATCCAGGTGAGGGAACGTCATTTCGGCACGGATGA